Proteins from a single region of Leptolyngbyaceae cyanobacterium:
- a CDS encoding gamma-glutamylcyclotransferase: MNENNMESKRFFICGSALRGQPDHQNLQSAKFIKEAVTQPKYRIHAVENNWHPAIYEVAEGGIAIPGEVYELTSEQYDYLLSTEPPNLYAGKVVLTDGEEVTAMLYPQELVEQYQWPDISHFGGWAAYKKSKTL; encoded by the coding sequence ATGAATGAAAATAACATGGAATCAAAACGTTTTTTCATTTGCGGTTCTGCCTTAAGAGGACAACCAGACCACCAAAATCTGCAATCTGCCAAGTTTATTAAAGAGGCAGTTACCCAGCCAAAATATCGAATTCACGCTGTAGAAAATAATTGGCATCCCGCTATTTATGAAGTGGCAGAAGGGGGGATTGCGATTCCGGGTGAGGTGTACGAATTGACATCGGAACAGTATGATTATTTGCTTTCTACTGAACCTCCTAATTTATATGCAGGTAAGGTTGTTTTGACAGATGGGGAAGAAGTTACTGCTATGTTATACCCGCAAGAGTTAGTTGAGCAATATCAATGGCCAGATATTTCTCATTTTGGCGGTTGGGCAGCTTATAAAAAGTCAAAAACTTTATAA
- the puuE gene encoding allantoinase PuuE: MTTVYPRDMIGYGANPPHPKWPGDARIALQIVMNYEEGSEYSIPDGDNHSETYLWEVPGASMGPGNRDLIVESVYEYGSRAGFWRLMRLFADRDIKITVFGAALALERNPEAAKAIVEAGYDICCHGWRWIGYHLLSEQEEREHIQMAIKSLEKTTGSRPLGWYCRYAPSLNTRRLIVEEGGFLYDSDVYNDDLPYWVEVEGKPHLVIPYTLDNNDMKFSVAPGFNSGDDFFTYLKDAFDFLYAEGETAPKMMSVGLHTRLAGRPGRTAALARFLDYVQSHDKVWICRRIDIAEHWIEHHPYQPK, from the coding sequence ATGACTACAGTTTATCCCCGCGACATGATTGGTTACGGTGCCAATCCACCCCATCCAAAATGGCCGGGAGATGCACGGATTGCTTTACAAATTGTCATGAATTATGAAGAAGGTTCGGAATATTCTATCCCCGATGGCGATAACCATTCCGAAACTTATTTATGGGAAGTTCCCGGCGCGTCAATGGGGCCGGGAAATCGCGATTTAATCGTCGAATCGGTGTATGAATACGGTAGTCGAGCGGGATTTTGGCGGCTGATGCGACTGTTTGCCGATCGTGACATCAAAATTACCGTTTTTGGTGCTGCACTGGCCTTGGAGCGCAACCCAGAAGCAGCAAAAGCGATCGTGGAAGCTGGATACGATATCTGTTGTCACGGTTGGCGATGGATTGGCTATCACTTATTAAGTGAACAAGAAGAACGCGAACATATTCAAATGGCAATTAAATCTCTAGAAAAAACTACCGGAAGTCGTCCTTTAGGGTGGTATTGTCGTTACGCACCCAGTTTAAATACCCGTCGTTTAATCGTAGAAGAAGGCGGTTTTCTCTATGATTCCGATGTTTATAATGATGATTTACCTTATTGGGTAGAAGTAGAAGGAAAACCTCATTTAGTCATACCATATACACTAGATAATAATGACATGAAATTTTCCGTTGCCCCCGGATTTAATAGCGGCGATGACTTTTTTACTTATTTAAAAGATGCCTTTGATTTTCTCTACGCAGAAGGGGAAACAGCACCGAAAATGATGTCAGTTGGATTGCATACTAGATTAGCCGGACGACCCGGCAGAACTGCTGCCTTAGCCAGATTTTTAGATTACGTACAAAGTCACGATAAAGTGTGGATTTGTCGCCGAATTGATATAGCAGAACATTGGATCGAACATCATCCATATCAACCAAAATAA
- the pucL gene encoding urate oxidase translates to MKYEISYGKEQVTLYRTYGKPMSGLTRIPESAFIGKDNTLFAVDVGVEVFGDNFLPAYTEGDNRNVVATDTMKNFVLKNAIAYDDSTLEGFLYILGQQFLATYPQMSSLRITGKEQPFVAASVPQNGEFVDSNVLFSRSHDDFAIATLYINRNGGRIEVTSHECGRVGLQLIKITGSSFASFDRDRYTTLPEVKDRPLFIYLDVFWKYGDVQNAIDPDLSQYIAPEQVRDLIQVVFHEFVSQSIQHLINEMGTRLLNRFPQMAEVSFSAQNRLWDTAFASENNEKIKVYCDPRPPYGMIKLTITRD, encoded by the coding sequence ATGAAATATGAAATTAGTTACGGTAAAGAACAAGTTACGCTTTATCGCACTTATGGTAAACCGATGTCGGGATTAACGAGAATTCCCGAATCGGCATTTATTGGTAAAGACAATACATTGTTTGCCGTGGATGTTGGGGTGGAGGTATTTGGGGATAATTTCCTACCAGCTTATACGGAAGGTGATAATCGAAATGTGGTTGCTACGGATACGATGAAAAATTTTGTTTTGAAAAATGCGATCGCATACGATGATTCTACCCTGGAAGGTTTCCTTTATATTCTGGGCCAGCAGTTTTTGGCGACTTATCCCCAAATGTCTTCCTTGCGAATTACTGGAAAGGAACAACCGTTTGTAGCGGCTTCTGTTCCGCAAAATGGCGAATTTGTAGATAGCAATGTTTTGTTTAGTAGGTCGCATGATGATTTTGCGATCGCCACTTTATATATTAACCGTAATGGAGGCCGGATCGAGGTAACTTCTCACGAATGCGGACGAGTAGGACTACAGTTAATTAAGATTACTGGAAGTTCTTTTGCAAGTTTCGATCGCGATCGATATACTACATTACCAGAAGTCAAGGATCGCCCCCTATTTATCTATCTGGATGTCTTCTGGAAATATGGGGATGTGCAGAATGCGATCGATCCAGACTTATCCCAATACATCGCACCCGAACAAGTACGCGATTTAATCCAAGTTGTTTTCCATGAATTTGTCAGTCAATCTATTCAGCATCTCATCAATGAAATGGGAACTAGATTACTAAATCGTTTCCCCCAAATGGCAGAAGTTTCCTTCAGTGCTCAAAACCGTCTTTGGGATACCGCATTTGCATCGGAAAATAACGAAAAAATCAAAGTTTATTGCGATCCGCGTCCTCCCTATGGAATGATTAAATTAACAATAACTAGAGATTAA
- the uraH gene encoding hydroxyisourate hydrolase, whose protein sequence is MTGKLTTHVLDTAQGIPATNMEIELWFLTPHEGDRILLKTVHTNKDGRTDAPLLSEGELEVGIYELIFDVGEYFTAQSIKTPQPHFLDRVPVRFGIADIHANYHVPLLVSPWSYSTYRGS, encoded by the coding sequence ATGACAGGTAAACTCACTACTCACGTACTCGATACCGCACAAGGTATTCCCGCCACTAATATGGAAATCGAATTGTGGTTTCTTACTCCCCACGAAGGTGACAGAATATTACTTAAAACAGTGCATACAAATAAAGACGGACGCACCGATGCACCGCTACTTTCGGAAGGTGAGTTAGAAGTGGGTATTTACGAGTTAATTTTTGATGTGGGGGAATACTTTACCGCACAATCAATTAAAACTCCTCAACCACATTTTCTCGATCGCGTTCCGGTGCGTTTTGGAATTGCAGATATTCACGCAAATTATCACGTACCGTTATTGGTTTCGCCTTGGTCTTATAGTACTTATCGTGGGAGTTAA
- the uraD gene encoding 2-oxo-4-hydroxy-4-carboxy-5-ureidoimidazoline decarboxylase, whose product MKYQISEINKLSQQDFVAVLGGIFEDSPWIAVRGYGKRPFADLLSLHQAMVGVVGEASLAEKLALIRAHPDLGSKVKMSESSVQEQAGAGLDRLSGEEYERFQLLNKRYKDKFGFPFIIAVKNHTKESILDAFSMRLENSREVEIERALQEIYQIAWFRLQ is encoded by the coding sequence ATGAAATATCAAATATCTGAAATTAATAAACTGAGTCAGCAAGATTTTGTGGCGGTTTTGGGTGGGATTTTTGAAGATTCGCCTTGGATAGCTGTAAGGGGTTATGGTAAGCGACCTTTTGCGGATTTGTTATCTTTGCATCAGGCTATGGTGGGAGTAGTGGGAGAGGCAAGTTTGGCGGAAAAATTAGCACTAATTCGGGCGCATCCGGATTTGGGAAGTAAAGTTAAAATGAGCGAATCTTCAGTGCAAGAACAAGCTGGTGCTGGATTAGATAGGTTAAGTGGTGAAGAGTACGAACGATTTCAGTTGTTAAATAAAAGATATAAGGATAAATTTGGTTTTCCTTTTATTATTGCGGTGAAAAATCATACTAAAGAAAGTATTTTAGATGCGTTTTCGATGCGGTTGGAAAATAGTAGGGAAGTGGAAATAGAACGGGCTTTGCAGGAAATTTATCAAATTGCTTGGTTTCGTTTACAGTAA
- a CDS encoding radical SAM protein encodes MLTGTENIANPLQKSALNKKGLCDYVVNLASGCLHGCTFCYVPSTPSIRTQQKKLHQKGVNNPQLDWGKYLFVREGIPQKLDQVLARKRKWENTDPGKGVVLLCSGTDPYQNKQIAEITRQTIKVLIKHNKKIRILTRGLLWPNDLDILVNPNITLGMSIPCINDELLKKIEPQAPLSSDRYKTLEKAYKENCRLYVAMAPTPPMMTLDDFRFNLDKFMQINPELIFWEPINARGSNGQRMLAAGLDFAKSIMTKKSWAETFIKQWEFIETAATELQCLEKIHIWPDPSLKGFVNEEKINHWLYRPTIEKWN; translated from the coding sequence ATGCTTACTGGAACAGAAAATATAGCCAATCCACTCCAAAAGAGTGCTTTAAATAAAAAAGGTCTATGTGACTATGTTGTTAACCTAGCATCCGGTTGCCTTCATGGATGTACCTTTTGTTATGTTCCCTCAACTCCGAGTATTAGAACACAACAAAAAAAACTACATCAAAAAGGTGTAAACAATCCTCAACTAGACTGGGGAAAATACCTTTTTGTTCGAGAGGGAATTCCTCAAAAATTAGACCAAGTTTTGGCAAGGAAAAGAAAATGGGAAAATACAGACCCAGGTAAAGGAGTTGTTTTGCTTTGTTCGGGAACCGATCCTTATCAAAATAAACAAATAGCAGAAATCACTCGTCAAACCATTAAAGTTTTAATTAAACACAATAAAAAAATTAGGATTTTAACTCGGGGTTTACTGTGGCCAAATGATTTAGATATTCTCGTTAATCCTAATATTACATTAGGAATGAGTATTCCTTGCATCAACGATGAATTACTAAAGAAAATAGAACCACAAGCACCTTTGTCTTCCGATAGATATAAAACTTTAGAAAAGGCATATAAAGAGAATTGCCGTTTATATGTAGCAATGGCACCAACTCCTCCTATGATGACTTTAGATGACTTTAGATTTAATTTAGATAAATTTATGCAAATTAATCCAGAATTAATATTTTGGGAGCCAATTAATGCCAGAGGATCAAATGGTCAAAGGATGTTAGCAGCAGGTTTAGATTTTGCTAAGTCAATTATGACTAAAAAATCTTGGGCTGAAACATTTATCAAACAATGGGAATTTATTGAAACAGCAGCAACAGAACTACAATGTTTGGAAAAAATACATATTTGGCCAGATCCATCATTAAAAGGTTTTGTCAATGAAGAAAAAATTAATCACTGGCTATATAGACCAACTATAGAAAAATGGAACTAA
- the tcmP gene encoding three-Cys-motif partner protein TcmP produces MSSSDTKWSADGQTIPDIEPHTKTKHLLIEQYVTDLICTLYGKVFPRGTDTFTFVDGFCGGGVYNQRESQNTCYGSPIRLINAVRTGYLKSERTYPLNVKFIFIDKNKEHLECLKNVAMFQAGFGQLSDEEPHTFTTEFPKGIGRRTEQCVFICDEFENKVNYCVHEAEQRKGHSLFFLDPYGWSDVSMESFRTIINSLNKSEIIYTFMIDFIKRFIYDPKWTGRTTFEKILETDGYFDINHFKNLDTFGEQAEFRNELMRLFRDRGNAKKIITFAMMPKNDHRVLYYLVHICSHLRALEVMKDGSWSFNNLNYQYHYDIYGFGFKSALFYEENQLKLELNINEDSETSCLNRLSKDIDYLINKNPDGISFKMICEKTMEFNPATRKHYCKYLQFLQDAKEIEIFRKAKIIKITDKAELQNSDIIRKSYQQKLFDLRNFIQR; encoded by the coding sequence ATGAGTAGTTCTGATACTAAATGGTCTGCTGATGGTCAAACAATTCCTGATATTGAACCTCATACTAAAACTAAGCATTTATTAATAGAGCAATATGTTACTGATTTAATTTGTACGCTTTACGGGAAAGTGTTTCCTCGTGGAACTGATACCTTTACATTTGTTGATGGTTTTTGTGGAGGTGGTGTTTATAATCAGCGAGAATCACAAAATACTTGCTATGGTTCACCTATTCGCTTAATTAATGCGGTTAGAACAGGTTATTTAAAATCCGAAAGGACTTATCCTTTAAACGTAAAATTTATTTTTATAGATAAAAACAAAGAGCATTTAGAATGTCTTAAAAATGTTGCGATGTTCCAAGCAGGATTTGGACAGTTATCGGATGAAGAACCACATACTTTTACAACTGAATTTCCTAAAGGAATAGGTAGACGAACAGAACAGTGTGTATTTATTTGTGATGAATTTGAGAATAAGGTTAATTACTGTGTTCATGAAGCCGAACAAAGAAAAGGACACTCTTTATTTTTTCTTGATCCTTATGGATGGTCTGATGTATCTATGGAAAGTTTTAGAACAATAATAAATTCTCTTAATAAGTCAGAGATTATTTATACATTTATGATTGATTTTATTAAAAGATTTATTTACGATCCTAAATGGACGGGCAGAACAACTTTTGAAAAAATACTCGAAACAGATGGCTACTTTGATATTAATCATTTTAAAAATTTGGATACATTCGGAGAACAAGCAGAGTTTAGAAATGAATTAATGAGATTGTTTCGAGATAGAGGTAATGCCAAAAAGATAATTACATTTGCTATGATGCCTAAAAATGACCATAGAGTATTATATTATTTGGTTCATATTTGTAGTCATCTTAGAGCATTAGAAGTAATGAAAGATGGAAGTTGGAGTTTCAATAATTTAAATTATCAGTATCATTATGATATTTATGGATTTGGTTTTAAATCTGCATTATTTTATGAAGAAAATCAGTTAAAGCTGGAGTTAAATATTAATGAAGATAGTGAAACTAGTTGCCTTAATAGGCTTAGCAAAGATATTGATTATTTAATAAATAAAAATCCTGATGGTATTTCATTTAAAATGATTTGTGAAAAAACAATGGAATTCAATCCCGCTACCAGAAAACATTATTGTAAATACCTTCAATTTTTACAAGATGCTAAAGAAATAGAAATTTTTAGGAAGGCTAAAATAATAAAAATCACAGACAAGGCAGAATTACAAAATTCTGATATAATTAGAAAATCATATCAACAAAAATTATTTGATTTAAGAAATTTTATTCAAAGGTAA
- a CDS encoding type II toxin-antitoxin system HicB family antitoxin, producing the protein MRYAVIIEKAEGNYSAYVPDLPGCVSVGDTIEEAKQNIQEAIEFHLEGMQEDGLPIPEPTTECEYVEIAAVVG; encoded by the coding sequence ATGCGTTACGCTGTAATAATTGAAAAAGCAGAAGGTAATTATTCCGCTTACGTTCCTGATTTACCTGGGTGCGTCAGCGTTGGCGATACTATAGAAGAAGCGAAACAAAATATTCAAGAAGCGATCGAATTTCATTTAGAAGGAATGCAAGAAGATGGTTTACCTATTCCCGAACCAACTACTGAATGCGAATATGTGGAAATAGCAGCAGTTGTGGGTTAA
- a CDS encoding type II toxin-antitoxin system HicA family toxin: MKVREVIERLEADGWYLARTKGSHRQFKHPTKLVTVTVPGKPSKDLAIGTLMSIWKQAQLENE, translated from the coding sequence ATGAAGGTGCGTGAGGTGATAGAAAGATTAGAAGCGGATGGATGGTATTTAGCCAGAACAAAAGGAAGTCACCGCCAATTCAAGCATCCAACTAAATTAGTAACAGTCACAGTTCCAGGTAAACCTTCTAAAGATTTAGCTATTGGCACACTTATGAGTATTTGGAAACAAGCTCAATTGGAGAATGAATAA
- a CDS encoding SDR family oxidoreductase, whose protein sequence is MSITKKVAVVTGANRGLGFETCRQLARQGIAVILTSRDEDKGKAAAEKLQSEGLDVKFYPLDVTNAESIEGLAQFIPNEFGKLDILVNNAGIAKDPLDYPEGSVFNAKINILQQTIETNVYGPLLLCQALIPLMKEQNYGRVVNVSSRIGQISGMDEISTSYPGYRISKTALNVVTRMVANELKDTNILVNSVCPGWVRTDMGGPNALRTIEEGVDTIVWLATLPDDGPTNGFFRDRQSIPW, encoded by the coding sequence ATGAGTATTACAAAAAAAGTAGCTGTTGTCACTGGGGCAAATCGCGGACTGGGTTTTGAAACTTGCCGTCAACTAGCAAGACAAGGAATTGCAGTAATTCTCACCAGTCGCGATGAAGATAAGGGTAAAGCGGCGGCTGAAAAGTTGCAAAGTGAGGGTTTAGATGTAAAATTTTATCCTCTCGATGTTACTAATGCGGAAAGTATCGAAGGTTTAGCACAATTCATTCCTAATGAGTTTGGTAAATTAGATATTTTGGTGAATAATGCGGGAATAGCTAAAGATCCGCTTGATTATCCAGAGGGAAGCGTATTTAATGCAAAAATTAATATTTTGCAGCAAACAATCGAAACAAATGTGTACGGGCCATTGCTACTTTGTCAGGCGTTAATTCCATTGATGAAAGAGCAAAATTACGGGCGAGTTGTCAATGTTTCTTCTCGCATCGGTCAAATATCTGGGATGGATGAAATAAGTACTTCTTACCCGGGATACCGCATTTCTAAAACTGCTCTTAACGTAGTGACGCGAATGGTGGCTAATGAATTAAAAGATACTAATATATTAGTTAATTCGGTTTGTCCCGGTTGGGTGAGAACTGATATGGGTGGGCCGAACGCGCTCCGCACGATCGAGGAAGGGGTTGATACGATCGTATGGTTGGCTACTTTGCCGGATGATGGGCCAACCAATGGATTTTTCCGCGATCGCCAATCAATACCTTGGTAA
- a CDS encoding low specificity L-threonine aldolase encodes MNFCSDNVPGVASEIMAAINAANQGSTMPYGNDEYTQRLESKFAELFETEVTVFPVATGSAANALALSAIAPPFSAIYCHVESHINIDECGAPEFYTGGAKLVTSIGFNGKISADELAAILKKAGAGVVHRVQPAAVSITQATEAGTVYSIDEIKQIAEIARTNNLSLHVDGARFANAVVSLGCTPAEITWRAGVDVLSFGATKNGAMAAEAVVFFKRELAETFQYRRKRSGHLFSKMRFLSAQLEAYITNDLWLKNAARANQMAAKLAAGISALPGVKICYPVQANEIFVQMPKATIEKLLAEGFQFYRWEGEDSTTLRLVTAFNTKEKDIDAFINASKQSVVGERE; translated from the coding sequence ATGAATTTTTGTAGCGATAACGTACCCGGAGTTGCATCGGAAATTATGGCCGCAATTAATGCCGCCAATCAAGGGTCAACCATGCCTTACGGTAATGATGAATATACTCAAAGACTAGAAAGCAAATTTGCTGAATTATTCGAGACAGAAGTAACCGTTTTTCCCGTAGCTACTGGTTCGGCGGCTAACGCCCTTGCTTTATCTGCGATCGCACCTCCTTTTAGTGCAATTTATTGCCATGTAGAATCTCATATTAATATTGATGAATGCGGTGCGCCAGAGTTTTACACTGGTGGCGCAAAATTAGTAACCTCAATCGGTTTTAATGGCAAAATTTCTGCCGATGAATTAGCAGCAATCCTCAAAAAAGCGGGTGCTGGTGTGGTACATCGCGTACAACCAGCCGCCGTTAGCATTACCCAAGCCACAGAAGCAGGAACAGTTTATAGTATTGATGAAATTAAACAAATTGCTGAGATTGCTCGTACCAACAATCTCAGCTTGCACGTAGATGGCGCGAGATTTGCTAATGCAGTAGTTAGTTTGGGTTGTACGCCTGCCGAAATTACTTGGCGGGCGGGGGTAGACGTGCTATCTTTTGGTGCTACTAAAAATGGGGCAATGGCAGCAGAAGCAGTGGTTTTTTTCAAACGGGAATTAGCAGAAACTTTCCAGTATCGCCGCAAACGTAGCGGTCATTTATTCTCGAAAATGCGATTTTTATCGGCGCAGCTAGAAGCTTATATTACAAATGATTTGTGGCTGAAAAATGCGGCTCGCGCTAACCAGATGGCAGCTAAGTTAGCAGCAGGAATTAGTGCTTTACCAGGCGTAAAAATTTGTTATCCAGTACAAGCAAATGAAATTTTCGTGCAAATGCCGAAAGCTACGATTGAAAAGCTTTTAGCTGAAGGTTTTCAGTTTTATCGCTGGGAGGGAGAAGATTCCACGACTTTGCGATTAGTGACAGCATTTAATACCAAAGAGAAAGATATCGATGCTTTCATAAATGCTAGTAAGCAGTCAGTAGTAGGCGAGCGAGAGTAG
- a CDS encoding tetratricopeptide repeat protein, translating to MKDSRISQLLEDLKNPDESVRDRATTELWRIWFQEKGMVGFEIIRRAQVMLEAGEVTESERLLTQLITDLPDFAEAWNRRAVLYYTIGQFEKAIEDCQMAIELNSVHFGALHGLGLSYAALGEYHAAIQAFRQALEIQPYALVNQKLILECTARLS from the coding sequence ATGAAAGATTCCCGTATAAGTCAATTACTGGAAGACTTGAAAAACCCTGATGAGAGCGTTCGCGATCGCGCTACCACCGAACTGTGGCGCATTTGGTTTCAGGAAAAGGGAATGGTTGGGTTTGAAATCATTCGACGCGCTCAGGTAATGTTAGAGGCGGGGGAAGTTACCGAATCGGAAAGATTGCTCACGCAACTGATTACCGATCTGCCTGACTTTGCAGAAGCTTGGAATCGACGGGCCGTTCTTTATTATACGATCGGGCAATTTGAAAAAGCGATCGAAGATTGCCAAATGGCGATCGAACTCAACTCAGTTCATTTTGGCGCATTGCACGGTTTGGGGCTATCTTATGCTGCATTGGGGGAATATCACGCTGCCATTCAAGCTTTTCGGCAAGCATTAGAAATTCAACCTTATGCTTTAGTTAATCAAAAATTAATTTTAGAATGTACTGCGCGGTTAAGTTAG